Within Vallitalea okinawensis, the genomic segment TTCTTCAATATGTTGCACGATATCAAGTAACGTTTTAATACTCCTTCTAACTACTTCTGCTAATCCTACTCCTGTATCTAAGACAAAACTATAACTGGTCTTGTCCATATTTTCCACAACCCCTAAATCCATAGCTTCTCTATTCATAACTACTAACATCTCTAGTAGTTGGTTCTGGATAAGCCCTACAGCCTTTGTGTTTAAATCAACAGAATCTACAAGATGGATATATTCTTTCCCTAGCAGAGTCATTTGCTCAAAATTTCCAGCTTTACCTTGACGAATAATATTTTCTTTTAAGTCCTTTAATTTATTAAGACTTTTATCAAAATAATGACTGACATCCATGATATGAAGATAACGTTCTCCATTATTATACCATAATGCTTTTAAAGCTTCATCATAAGAACTATAGAGTTGTTCCATTCTCTTATAACTTCCAATGCCAATGAAGAAATTAACATCTGATATAAATTCAATTTGTCGCCCAATGCTCTTTAAAAGATGGAGTGCTTCTTCCTTTTCATCCAGGGCTTCATCATGCTCATAAGATGGTATAAAAATCACTAATCGATTAACGATAATCGGACCAACAATACATTTAGTTTTGTATTTTAATATTTCTTTAACAGATTCATAGATCTTTTGACTCTGTATACCTGCCCCGATCTTATTAACCTGTTTTTTGGGATCATCACCTTCGCCAAATTGAATAACCACCATGTATCCACCAGTTGTTTTAATATCAAAGAGTTCACGATAAAGATTAATCTCATCCTCAAACTCTTGATTCATCATAATGGAATAGATAAATCCATTCTCCAGCATTGGGGTGACCTTATTGATTTTTTCAATGGTCTCCAGTTCACGTTTCTTTACATCTTTTTCTTTCTTAATCATCTCAATAGTTTTCTTAATTGTTTCAACTAACTTAAAGCGATTGACTGGTTTAATTATATAATCAGTTACACCTAGAGCTACTGCTTCTTTAGCAAATTCAAATTGTTCATAGGCTGATACAATAATAAACTTGATGGCAGGATCTCTTTTCTTGATTTCGCGAATAGCTTCAATCCCATTAATACCTGGCATACGAATATCCATTAAGATGATATGAGGTCTTGCCTCTTCAATTTTTTCAATAGCTTCTCTACCAGATCTTGCAACTTCTATAACTTCAACCTGCTCCATGTACTTATCTATTATAAATTGAACACCTTGTATAACGATCTGCTCATCATCAACAACCATCAGTTTATACATACTCTTTCCTCCCCACTTAAAACTTCTTAAATCATACAGATACTTCTTTAACTATCTAAGCTTGTATGATGAGCTGGTAAAACAATACGTACTTCTGTCCCTTCTCCAAGTTGACTCTTAATACTCAGTATATCTTTAATTCCATAGAATATTTCTAGACGATGAATAACATTTGACATACCAATGCCAGTGGTATGTCCCTTTTTAGGCTTTGTTAAAACAGATACTTCAGGACAATTCACCTTTGAATAGATATGATTAATATCCTCTTCACTCATTCCTTTACCATTATCTATAACACAGATAACGATGTTTTCATCTTCTCTTTGAACTTTAATCAGAATTCTCCCACCATCTTCACTGTCTCCAACACCATGTATATAGGCATTTTCTACAATAGGCTGTAACACAAGTGGCGGCATTTTCATACCTAATGTACTTTCTTCAACATTAAACTTAAATTGTATTAAATCTCCAAAACGTACTTTAAGTAACTCATAATAGGACTTAACATTTTTAACCTCTTCTTTTAGAGTAACACTTGTATCTAACTTACGAACATTATAACGGAACAGGGATGCAATGTTTTCCACAAACATACTTGTTTGGTCTGCTCCCTCGATCATGGATAATTGCACTGCAGCATTTAACGTATTGTATAAAAAATGAGGATTAATTTGAGATTGTAGTGCTTGTAATTCTGCATTGTTCAGAAGATGTTGCATGTTAAGATTCTTCATCTTCTCGTCCATTAATGTCGCTTCCATCTCAGCTTTCTCATGCAATTCATTAATATATTCCTGAATGTTGTATTTCATCTTATTGAATGCTTCAACCATGACCTTAATCTCATCATCAGAAGTAACATTGACTTCTTCAACATCAAAATTTCCCTTGGATAATTCATTGGCTGAATGGGATAGTTTTCTAATAGGTTCAGTCATCGTATATGTTGAATAAATAATAATCAAAAGTACCAGTAGAACAATAACCACAATCATAAAAATATTTGCACTTTGAATGTTATTCATATTCTCTGAAATAGCTCTATAAAAATCTGTATTCTTGTTAATTTCTGTAATACTTAACTCATCAATATATATCTTAATAAAGCCTGCTATTTTGGATGCTTCTTTGTAATGACTCATGTATTCATCAACTTTACGACCTCTTTTAGCAGCTACAGCACTATCTGCATATTCAAAATACGTAACAGTCATGTTCACTATATCTTCAAGCTTTAAATATTCATCATAATCGTGTAAATTCGCTTCTAGCTCATAAGCATCATTTAAGAGCTCAGTGCTATAACTGTTATACAGTACCAAATTATCTGAACTCTTTGTTGTCAAATATTTCGTTAATTGCTCTTGTAATAAATCCAGATCTGTCTCAATCTTCTTTAGTGAAGTCGTTAAATCATACATATTGCTCATCTGATCAATAAAATCTTCAGATACTTTGAATGAATAGATACTAACAGTACTTATAAGTACAGTCGTCATAATAAACACAAAAAGCATTCTTTTTCTAATACTGTTAAGCTTCACCTTTCATCCCTCACTTATCTGAGTAGTTCTTTATGTTGTCTTTTGTATAAATGATAATTCCAGTATCAATGAATTCTGATACAACTTGCTTTTTTAGTATCTTTTTCATGGTTTCTATGCTTTTTACTCCCATTTCTCTAGGATTTCTAGCAATAGCACCATAAACAATACCTTTTTGTATATAGTCCACCATGTCTTCACTCATATCATAACCGATAATTTGAACACTTCCAACTCTATTAAACTCAATCATAACCTGAGCCACACCAAGGGTATCATTAGCACTTGTACAGATGATCATATTTGCTTCTGGATTGTTGTTAATGATTTTATATGCAATACCTTCAGCACTAAAATCAGCATAACTTGATTTTTCCTCAGCTATGATTTCCATGTTCTCGTCATTATTTATTACTTCATATATACCAGATAAATAATTACTGGTACTTATGTCTGTACTCTCGTGTTCATCTTCCTGAGTAATAATTACGATCTTAGCCTCATCCGTAGCTTCTTTAATAAGTTCACCTGCTTTTAGGCCCGTCTCATACGCATTGGTTCCTATGTAAGATTGGCGAGTACTTTTAATACAATCAGAAGCAACAGTTATTACTGGAATCCCTTTTTCTGTAGCTTTATTGATATAGGTTTCAAAAGCTATATCTTCCTCAGCTTGTAGAATTATACCATCTACTTTAGAAGCTATTGCCATATCGATCTTCTCTAATATACTTTCTTGGTCATCTAATGGCGATACCTTACTAATTTCTAAGTCAACCTCTTCTTTGATACATGCTTCCAAAGCACCTGTAACAAATTCTTCCCAAAAAATGCTATCTTCTTCACTATAAATCAGAACATAATGACCTTTTTCATTATTATAATCTCTTATCTCAGGTATTTCTGTTTGTCCTTTAATCTTATTACCATAATAAAGAGATACACTGAGAGTACCGAATAAAACAACAAGTAAAATACCTAAGGTTACTCGAAATAAAATTTTCATCTTACTCACCCTGTCAAATACTACTGATATTTTTATATTCAACCTTCTATATCTAGTATGGATTTTTTTAAAATCATTTATAAGGTTTTTAGCACTCTTATAACTCATTGATTTTTGCAGTTCTTATTATAACACGATATTTCACAGAAAAACAAGAACACCTACTTCGATACTTGTAAGTGTTCCATCATAGCTTCATTCCAATGACCATATATGAATTAAATAAATCTAGCTCACCATATCCCCACTCTCTATTGGGGTATAGGAGCATCTCCTTTCTTCTAGCCCCTCTTGCAAGATAGGTCTTAACTGCCACTGTATTAAGTAATGGATCGTTCCCTTTTACTATTCCCCACTCCAGTAAGAGGGCGCTGGCACCAGCTGTGATCGCCGCTGATACACTGGTCCCCGAATAGAGTCCATAGACATTGTTCGGGTATGGTCCTATGACATTTACTCCTGGAGCAACAATATCTGGCTTGATTCTATTATCTTTTGTATAACCTCTACTGGATGGTAAGTAAATACTGTTAGCAGCTACATTGTATGCACCCACAGTTATGGTCCCCACATTAGTTCCTGGATTCACAATAGTAGTATTTGGATTGGGTTGCATAAACACAGTTAAATCATCTATAAACCCTTTTACTGGCAACCATATATCAAATTCTCCATTGATAACAATGTCTCCATGAATAACAATAGTCCATAATCCAGGTAAGGGATTAAGAATCCTTACATAGATGGCTTCTTCACCACCACGCTCTTCTATGAATTCATAATAGATAAGAATTTTAGTTGATTCCAATAATACCTCAATTTCTTGCCACTCATCTGACACAAAAGGAACTTTACCTGTTGTTTCTCCTGAGGGAGTAATAAGTTCAATG encodes:
- a CDS encoding substrate-binding domain-containing protein, producing MKILFRVTLGILLVVLFGTLSVSLYYGNKIKGQTEIPEIRDYNNEKGHYVLIYSEEDSIFWEEFVTGALEACIKEEVDLEISKVSPLDDQESILEKIDMAIASKVDGIILQAEEDIAFETYINKATEKGIPVITVASDCIKSTRQSYIGTNAYETGLKAGELIKEATDEAKIVIITQEDEHESTDISTSNYLSGIYEVINNDENMEIIAEEKSSYADFSAEGIAYKIINNNPEANMIICTSANDTLGVAQVMIEFNRVGSVQIIGYDMSEDMVDYIQKGIVYGAIARNPREMGVKSIETMKKILKKQVVSEFIDTGIIIYTKDNIKNYSDK
- a CDS encoding response regulator — translated: MYKLMVVDDEQIVIQGVQFIIDKYMEQVEVIEVARSGREAIEKIEEARPHIILMDIRMPGINGIEAIREIKKRDPAIKFIIVSAYEQFEFAKEAVALGVTDYIIKPVNRFKLVETIKKTIEMIKKEKDVKKRELETIEKINKVTPMLENGFIYSIMMNQEFEDEINLYRELFDIKTTGGYMVVIQFGEGDDPKKQVNKIGAGIQSQKIYESVKEILKYKTKCIVGPIIVNRLVIFIPSYEHDEALDEKEEALHLLKSIGRQIEFISDVNFFIGIGSYKRMEQLYSSYDEALKALWYNNGERYLHIMDVSHYFDKSLNKLKDLKENIIRQGKAGNFEQMTLLGKEYIHLVDSVDLNTKAVGLIQNQLLEMLVVMNREAMDLGVVENMDKTSYSFVLDTGVGLAEVVRRSIKTLLDIVQHIEESKTQGISTQVKEAITFISANYKVDLNLEDVANNVAISPQYFSKVFKEETGRSFIEYLTHLRIEEAKKLLKENNLSIKEICFEVGYKDPNYFSRLFKKQVGCRPTEYVKEF
- a CDS encoding sensor histidine kinase, which encodes MKLNSIRKRMLFVFIMTTVLISTVSIYSFKVSEDFIDQMSNMYDLTTSLKKIETDLDLLQEQLTKYLTTKSSDNLVLYNSYSTELLNDAYELEANLHDYDEYLKLEDIVNMTVTYFEYADSAVAAKRGRKVDEYMSHYKEASKIAGFIKIYIDELSITEINKNTDFYRAISENMNNIQSANIFMIVVIVLLVLLIIIYSTYTMTEPIRKLSHSANELSKGNFDVEEVNVTSDDEIKVMVEAFNKMKYNIQEYINELHEKAEMEATLMDEKMKNLNMQHLLNNAELQALQSQINPHFLYNTLNAAVQLSMIEGADQTSMFVENIASLFRYNVRKLDTSVTLKEEVKNVKSYYELLKVRFGDLIQFKFNVEESTLGMKMPPLVLQPIVENAYIHGVGDSEDGGRILIKVQREDENIVICVIDNGKGMSEEDINHIYSKVNCPEVSVLTKPKKGHTTGIGMSNVIHRLEIFYGIKDILSIKSQLGEGTEVRIVLPAHHTSLDS